The Desulfovibrio oxyclinae DSM 11498 DNA window TTCGGGAACGCTCAGACGACGCCATGCGTAGAAAGCGCCGCAGAGGATCACCAGGACGGTCATGATGTCTGCCACAGTGTTGGGCAGTGCCGGAATGCTGACGCCGAACCACTCTTCCCAGAGGATGACGTGGGCCGACAGGAAGATGGGAACCAGCACCAGACAGATATGGAAGATGAAGGTCACCACGGTGACGGCGGGATTCTCGCGCCAACCGAGGGTACCGAACGGAGTCAGCCAGTGCGCGATGGAGCGCAGGGCGAACTTCGGCTTCACATAGTGAATGGAGGTCTGATCCTTCTTTCGGGCAAGGCTCCAGAGGCTTGTAAGCTTCCAGATGGAGCCGAGGATGAACACACCCCAGCCGAACCAGGCAAGGGGACCGGTCACGAATTCGTATATTTCGTTGAACATGGTGGCTATGCCTCCTTGCGGAAGTCGCCCACGGTCGCGACGATGCGCTCGTAAGCTCCGTTGCGAATGCCCTTGACCAGTAC harbors:
- the tmcC gene encoding TmcC family electron transfer complex membrane anchor subunit, with protein sequence MFNEIYEFVTGPLAWFGWGVFILGSIWKLTSLWSLARKKDQTSIHYVKPKFALRSIAHWLTPFGTLGWRENPAVTVVTFIFHICLVLVPIFLSAHVILWEEWFGVSIPALPNTVADIMTVLVILCGAFYAWRRLSVPEVAFVTEAKDWWVLGVVVAPFVTGFLAYHQIFNYEVMIVLHVVTGIAWLALIPFSRLSHMLVSWYSRAYIGSEFQGVRHCKDW